The following is a genomic window from Pedobacter sp. KBS0701.
AAAGACCACACCTTATCCGATCTCTTGACGTGCTCGATAACTTAGAACTTGCTGCGGTAATGGCGGGTTTGCCAATAGATTATGAACGAAACCTTTCGCTTTTAGCAGATTTAGATATAGCCGGGCTGGCTAAAAATTATCCTGATGAATTAAGTCAGGGGCAGTTGCAAAGGGTTTCAGTAGCACGTGCCTTGGTAAACAGGCCCGATCTGTTGATTGCAGATGAACCTACCTCTAGCTTAGATGATAAAAATGCCAATCAGGTAATTCAGATGCTGACTAGCCAGGCTAAAGATAATGGTGCTGCACTGATTATTGCTACGCACGACGGGAGGGTTCAGGACTACATTACTAAAACGTATCTACTCTAATGAATATCTTTAAAATCAGTAGCAAGAACCTCGTCAGAAATAAGCTTACAACAATTTTGAATAT
Proteins encoded in this region:
- a CDS encoding ABC transporter ATP-binding protein, which gives rise to MIKISSLAHVYEKGRRLKFPSWEIADMEQWLLLGASGSGKSTLLNIISGLLKPAQGEVLINGTDLYTLSARGRDRFRGQHIGIIFQRPHLIRSLDVLDNLELAAVMAGLPIDYERNLSLLADLDIAGLAKNYPDELSQGQLQRVSVARALVNRPDLLIADEPTSSLDDKNANQVIQMLTSQAKDNGAALIIATHDGRVQDYITKTYLL